AATGCCAACATATGCCAGGCGTCGTTCCTCTTCCATTTCATCGTTGTCATCTAAAGAACGAGAGTGAGGGAAAATATTTTCTTCCATGCCAATAATGAAAACGACGGGGAATTCTAATCCTTTTGCGGCATGCATCGTCATTAAAATAATATTTCCTTTTGATGCATCTTCCTTGTCAAGCGCATCGATATCGGCAATCAGAGCTAAGTCCGTCAAGAAGGCGATTAAGCTCTTATCTTCACTGCGTTCTTCAAACGCTTTTGTTACAGATAAAAATTCCTCAATATTTTCTAAACGACTTTCCGCTTCAATGGACTTTTCGTTTTGTAACATCGCACGATAGCCTGATTTCTCAATTACTTGTTCTACGATTTCCGTCACAGATAAGTAATTTTGCATTTCCGTAAAACCTTTAATCATGGCATAAAAATGTTCTGCTGAAGCAGCAGCTTTTCCTGTTAGTCCCATAAAGATTAGATCATTCATCGCATCAAAAATGGAGCGATCCTGATCAATTGCATAGCGTGCCATTTTTTCAAATGAGGTAGCACCAATACTGCGCTTCGGTTCGTTGATAATACGCGCAAGCGATAAATCATCGTCATTGTTGGCGATTAGACGTAAATACGCCAATAAATCCTTTATTTCTTTACGGTCATAGAATTTTGTACCACCCACAATTTGATACGCCATATTGGACTTCACAAGCACTTCTTCCATCACACGAGACTGTGCATTTGTACGGTATAAGATGGCGAAATCATCAAATGAACGATTTTCCTTCTCCATAAGCTGTTGGATTGTTTGCACGACAAACTGCGCTTCTTCCTGCTCATTATATGCTTTATATAAAGCAATTTTTTCACCATGTGCATTTTCTGTGCGCAGCTCTTTCGGATAACGGCTTGTATTATTTTGAATGACGTCATTTGCCGCTTGGAGGATGCGCTTTGTAGAGCGATAATTTTGCTCTAGCATAATGACCTTAGCATTTGGATAATCTTTTTCGAACGATAAAATATTGCCAATATCAGCGCCTCGCCAACGATAAATGGATTGGTCGGAATCCCCTACGACACAAATATTTTTAAATTTTTTCGCAAGTAATTGCACTAATAAATATTGCGATTTATTAGTATCTTGATATTCGTCAACATGAATATATTGAAATTTATTTTGATAGTATTCTAATACTTCAGGTACTCGTTTAAATAAGGTAATCGTTGTCATGATTAAATCATCAAAATCTAGTGACTGATTGCGTCGTAATCTTTTTTCATAGCCTTTATACACACGGGCAACCGTTTTTTCATACGGATTATGTTCATTGATTTGCGCTGCATATTCATCTGCAGTTATGCATTCATTTTTTGCTGAACTAATCGCATTTAAAATAGCACGTGGTTCAAAACGCTTAGGGTCAATATTTTCATCTTTTAAAACATTTTTAATAACTGATAGCTGATCTGTCGAATCTAAAATCGAGAAGTTGCGTGAAATACCTAGTTGCTCGATATTACGGCGCAAAATGCGTACACACATCGAGTGAAATGTGGATACCCACATGCTGTCGCCCGTTCCATTTCCGAGAATACCATCTATCCGCTCTCTCATTTCACGAGCAGCCTTATTCGTGAACGTAATTGCTAAAATCTTTGATGGGTATACTTCTTTTTCTATGATTAAGTACGCAATACGATGTGTTAGTACTCTCGTTTTGCCCGAACCAGCGCCTGCCATAATAAGCAATGGGCCTTCAGTTGTTTTCACTGCTTTTTCCTGTTCGGGGTTCATACCTACTAATAAGTTTTTTGTTAAATGCTCCATTTCGCACCGCCTTACAAACATTTGTTCTTAATTATATCGCATTTTTTACAGCCTTAACAGTCGAAAGTGCAGCTTTTAAATCCTCATATATAATATTTCCCACAACTACAGTATCAGCAACTTGTGCCATTTCAGCAGCTTGCTTAGAAGAAGTTATGCCACCACCGTAAAAGAGCTTTGTATTTTGCAATTCACTTTTCACCGCACGCACGATTTCAATATCGCCATATTCTCCGCTATATTCTAAATAAAATACAGGCAGTTTAAAGAAGTTTTCTGCCATTCGTGCATAGGCCACTACATCATCCGTCGATAAATCGGTATTCGCTTGTGTTACTTCTGCAACTTTACAATTTGGATTTAAAATACAATACCCTTCAGCTACTAACTCATCCCAAACCATAATATCGCCATATTCTTTAATAGCCTCATGGTGTAAATTTTTAATCCATTTCGGGTCATCACTATTTAACACCGTTGGAATAAAATAATAGTCATAGCCAGGCGTTACTGCATCAATTGTTGAAATTTCCAGCGCTATTGGTACTTCAAAGCGACGCACACGGACAAGCAAATCTAATACGCCATCTAATGTTACGCCATCTGTGCCGCCA
This DNA window, taken from Lysinibacillus sp. FSL M8-0337, encodes the following:
- the pcrA gene encoding DNA helicase PcrA, producing the protein MEHLTKNLLVGMNPEQEKAVKTTEGPLLIMAGAGSGKTRVLTHRIAYLIIEKEVYPSKILAITFTNKAAREMRERIDGILGNGTGDSMWVSTFHSMCVRILRRNIEQLGISRNFSILDSTDQLSVIKNVLKDENIDPKRFEPRAILNAISSAKNECITADEYAAQINEHNPYEKTVARVYKGYEKRLRRNQSLDFDDLIMTTITLFKRVPEVLEYYQNKFQYIHVDEYQDTNKSQYLLVQLLAKKFKNICVVGDSDQSIYRWRGADIGNILSFEKDYPNAKVIMLEQNYRSTKRILQAANDVIQNNTSRYPKELRTENAHGEKIALYKAYNEQEEAQFVVQTIQQLMEKENRSFDDFAILYRTNAQSRVMEEVLVKSNMAYQIVGGTKFYDRKEIKDLLAYLRLIANNDDDLSLARIINEPKRSIGATSFEKMARYAIDQDRSIFDAMNDLIFMGLTGKAAASAEHFYAMIKGFTEMQNYLSVTEIVEQVIEKSGYRAMLQNEKSIEAESRLENIEEFLSVTKAFEERSEDKSLIAFLTDLALIADIDALDKEDASKGNIILMTMHAAKGLEFPVVFIIGMEENIFPHSRSLDDNDEMEEERRLAYVGITRAEERLYLTCAQSRTIFGRSSFNNASRFLREISEDILESISKGGSKPEVPFASSNRSSSGYSKRTLGAHQHTQPATARLQATGGDQFGWKAGDKAIHKKWGTGMVVSVKGEGDSTELDIAFPQPIGIKRLLAQFAPIEKA
- a CDS encoding heptaprenylglyceryl phosphate synthase, encoding MDYLEWRHVFKLDPAKDISDEALEKICESGTDVILVGGTDGVTLDGVLDLLVRVRRFEVPIALEISTIDAVTPGYDYYFIPTVLNSDDPKWIKNLHHEAIKEYGDIMVWDELVAEGYCILNPNCKVAEVTQANTDLSTDDVVAYARMAENFFKLPVFYLEYSGEYGDIEIVRAVKSELQNTKLFYGGGITSSKQAAEMAQVADTVVVGNIIYEDLKAALSTVKAVKNAI